One window from the genome of Cryptomeria japonica chromosome 6, Sugi_1.0, whole genome shotgun sequence encodes:
- the LOC131060711 gene encoding probable glycosyltransferase At5g03795, with amino-acid sequence MAWRIYAADLICILAIQLLTQAFGITNDTTISQAVVPDFSVQGKIYSEKLNPTRSDLLDVDAVTNSLYLSPLTFRSNYDEMLEKFKIYIYPRKQQDFGSPEWCGDQRFRDLDKHGASFYENLISSDFVTDDPEKAHLFFLPFSLDASGTKSTASVSRFLRRYIDDLKSQYPFWSRTLGADHFYFSCEGILTDSSRSVVELKKNAIQISCYPLALSVEGAKARFFPHKDISMPPVESVTDVHQTPKLQQSDGESRTIFAYHVGAPAGLDSVLQLWKNDPDFVLDPLLPEPNLYFQRLSSSRFCLIFFGDGGNSSILVDAVKFGCIPVIIAQGPLFDVPFQDILNWQEFVIILNMRQVSNLKQTLQNIPESQLQKMKTLAIQASEHLRWHSTPQPYDAFYSLMYQLWLRRHTIRYARRHISS; translated from the coding sequence ATGGCGTGGAGAATTTATGCGGCAGATCTTATATGCATCTTGGCTATCCAACTTCTGACTCAAGCCTTTGGGATCACAAACGACACAACAATATCTCAGGCAGTTGTTCCAGATTTTTCTGTACAAGGTAAAATCTATTCTGAAAAACTTAATCCGACTAGAAGTGATCTTCTTGATGTAGATGCAGTTACAAATTCTCTATATCTTTCCCCATTGACATTTAGATCAAATTATGACGAAATgcttgagaaattcaagatttatATCTACCCTCGTAAACAACAAGATTTCGGGTCCCCTGAGTGGTGTGGCGATCAGAGATTTAGAGACCTTGACAAACATGGTGCCTCGTTTTACGAAAACCTTATCAGTAGTGATTTCGTTACAGACGACCCTGAAAAGGCCCACTTGTTCTTCCTGCCATTTTCATTAGATGCTTCGGGGACTAAGTCAACAGCAAGTGTTTCTAGGTTTTTGAGAAGATATATAGACGATTTGAAGAGCCAATACCCTTTCTGGAGTAGAACCCTAGGTGCAGatcatttttatttttcatgtgagGGAATATTGACAGATTCTTCTCGAAGTGTTGTTGAACTGAAGAAAAATGCAATTCAGATCTCCTGCTACCCCCTTGCCCTCTCTGTTGAAGGTGCTAAggcaaggtttttcccacacaagGACATAAGCATGCCTCCTGTGGAATCAGTAACGGATGTTCATCAAACCCCAAAACTTCAACAAAGTGACGGAGAATCTAGAACTATTTTTGCCTATCATGTGGGTGCACCTGCTGGTCTTGACTCAGTTCTTCAGCTATGGAAAAATGATCCAGATTTTGTTTTGGATCCCTTGCTTCCAGAGCCTAATCTTTATTTCCAGAGGTTGTCTTCAAGTAGGTTCTGCCTGATTTTCTTCGGCGATGGTGGTAATTCATCAATCCTGGTGGATGCAGTGAAATTTGGGTGTATTCCAGTTATAATAGCTCAGGGTCCCCTGTTTGACGTACCATTTCAGGATATCCTTAATTGGCAAGAATTTGTGATTATTTTGAATATGAGACAGGTTAGTAACCTGAAGCAAACGCTACAGAACATACCAGAAAGCCAATTGCAGAAGATGAAGACTCTAGCCATTCAAGCAAGCGAACATTTAAGGTGGCACTCTACTCCGCAGCCATATGATGCATTCTACAGTCTAATGTACCAGCTGTGGCTTCGACGACACACTATCAGATATGCTCGGAGGCATATAAGTAGCTGA